A region of Planococcus sp. MSAK28401 DNA encodes the following proteins:
- a CDS encoding YhdH/YhfP family quinone oxidoreductase, translating into MDPFKAIVIKQQEDEVTYGVEQIGEEQLSQGDVLVKVAYSSINYKDMLAVQKKGGVIRDYPMIPGIDFSGTIVHTADGRFQEGQEVVVTGFEMGMSHTGGFAEYARVPAQWIVPLPNGLSLKDAMVFGTAGFTAALSIQALEQNGMDPKNNPELLVTGSTGGVGSVALQILSKIGYTNITALVRKDHQVDVAKSLGASEVIFPDDLGELKKPLNKPKFDYVLDTVGGDVASVIIPQISYGGSMSMCGNAAGLQLTATVLPFILRGVNLLGIDSVNVPIEKRGAIWDKMAADWNITQTTLTDEVSLEKVPETIEAIKNGKHLGRTIVNCQDA; encoded by the coding sequence ATGGATCCATTTAAAGCGATTGTCATTAAACAACAAGAAGATGAAGTGACCTACGGCGTGGAACAAATCGGCGAAGAACAATTATCGCAAGGAGACGTTTTGGTGAAAGTGGCGTATTCGTCAATCAATTACAAAGACATGCTCGCGGTACAGAAAAAAGGCGGAGTCATCCGCGATTACCCGATGATTCCCGGAATCGACTTCAGCGGAACGATTGTACATACAGCAGACGGGCGATTCCAGGAAGGCCAGGAAGTGGTCGTTACAGGATTTGAGATGGGCATGAGCCATACCGGCGGCTTCGCCGAATATGCCCGCGTGCCGGCCCAGTGGATCGTGCCTTTGCCGAACGGCTTGAGCTTGAAAGACGCCATGGTGTTCGGGACGGCTGGATTCACGGCGGCCTTATCTATTCAAGCGCTTGAACAAAACGGCATGGACCCGAAAAATAATCCGGAGCTACTGGTTACAGGATCGACTGGCGGCGTCGGCAGTGTCGCGCTGCAGATTCTCTCCAAAATCGGCTACACCAATATCACGGCCTTGGTGCGTAAAGACCATCAAGTGGACGTAGCGAAATCACTGGGAGCAAGCGAAGTCATTTTCCCGGATGATCTGGGCGAACTGAAAAAACCATTGAACAAGCCGAAATTCGACTATGTCCTGGATACGGTCGGCGGCGATGTGGCGTCGGTCATCATCCCGCAAATTTCCTACGGCGGCAGCATGAGCATGTGCGGCAACGCAGCCGGCCTTCAACTGACGGCGACGGTGCTGCCGTTCATCTTAAGAGGCGTCAATTTGCTTGGCATCGATTCGGTCAACGTGCCGATCGAAAAACGCGGCGCGATTTGGGACAAGATGGCGGCCGACTGGAACATCACCCAAACAACTTTGACGGATGAAGTCTCGCTCGAAAAAGTCCCTGAAACAATCGAGGCGATCAAAAACGGCAAGCATTTAGGGAGAACCATCGTTAATTGCCAAGATGCTTAA